AATTTAAGAATAATTCGTAGGGAGAATCAGGAGTCTCTTGGACTTCAAATGTTGGGAAAGGACCTAAGAGTGTTTTACTGTTTTGAATTTTGTTCCTGACGTGATTCATAGTATAGAACAACTCCTTATGCATTATTATATTAGAGAGACGATTCCTTAGTCTTATAATCTGACCGTTTATTGAAGACTTCTTACCAAGAATTAGTTAGATTCTATGCTAACGAACCCGTTATTTTCACTATTTACGACCTTTATTACATGTGTTATTTTACCTCTTGTTTCTAAAATCACCACCGACTACCCCACTGATGATAGCTATAGCTACTGCTATCCAAATCCAAAAACTCAAATTACCAACCTCCATTAATACGATAAGTTAACTATAATAGATTAATTTCTATTTAAGATTTCTATTTATTAACTCGAAGCCGCGACTTCCTCCTTCCAGGGCAATGCATCAGAGGACAAATAAACATAAGAGATAGCCGATTAATGAGTTTTCACCCCTTCAAACGGGTTTTTTTGTGCGCAAAACTTCAGATTAATCGAAACATCCCTATGTAATTATAGAAGGAAAGGCTCCAATTGTTGAAAAAAGACATTTAATAAGAAAAATTTACTATATTGGATTAAATCTCATCTATGATCTCAGGCTATCCACTTCTTGGAGATTCCAGTTTTTAGACATAATATTATTGGAATAACATCTGAAAGAAAATTCCTACTTACCGAAGTGCACCCAATGCTCTACTCCAGTTGATTACCTGACCCATCATGGCATGGAGCGTTTTTTCTTGATAGGAAGCAGGTTTAAACTTACTGAAATTCTCAAAATCGGTAAAGAGAGAAAGCCGGACCTGAGCACGTACGTCAGCAACCTGAATCTCAGCCATCATCATTCGAAGATTTTCAACGGCAGTCGTAGCACCAGCAGCCCCGTATCCGACAAAACCAGCTGCTTTATTATTCCATTCCTTATACAAGTAATCGATCGCATTCATAAGAGCAGGTGAAGTTGCGTGATTATATTCAGGTGTTACGAAAATAAAACCATCAAACGTATCTATTTTTTCCGACCACGCCTTAGTATGTTCCTTTGTGTACTCCCTGATGCTGCGCCCTTTGGTTCATCAAGCAGTGGCAGATGATAATCTGCAATATCTACGATTTCAAAAGTAGCATCGTTACGATGACTCGCAATTTCATATACCCACTGGGCGACGGCCATACCATTCCGACCTGGCCGTGTACTTCCAAGAATAATTGCTATTTTACTCATTTTTAAATACCTCCAATAAAAATTTTGCTTTATTATGCGAAACCATTTTGATATTCAATATTTGTCAACAGTGTTCGTCTACGTCTTGAGTCATACCCTGCCTTGTTTCTCTAAAAGGACATAACTTTTGCTGGTTTGTCTTCACTTCACATCGGCTAATGTCCCCCGTATTTACTCCCATATAGACTACTTCACTTAGAGCCCTCTATGACAACTATTTTACTCTGATGATAACTGCTCAACCTCAGGATGTTGCTGTACATTAGAATAATGTTTATCCTTTTTGCTAAATTGAGAATGGTAAAGCAAT
This Halobacillus salinarum DNA region includes the following protein-coding sequences:
- a CDS encoding NADPH-dependent FMN reductase; its protein translation is MREYTKEHTKAWSEKIDTFDGFIFVTPEYNHATSPALMNAIDYLYKEWNNKAAGFVGYGAAGATTAVENLRMMMAEIQVADVRAQVRLSLFTDFENFSKFKPASYQEKTLHAMMGQVINWSRALGALR
- a CDS encoding NADPH-dependent FMN reductase, with the translated sequence MSKIAIILGSTRPGRNGMAVAQWVYEIASHRNDATFEIVDIADYHLPLLDEPKGAASGSTQRNILRRGRKK